In bacterium, the genomic window GGCTCTCTGTCACTCCCTCACCTGGGCACCCACGCGACACCCACCTTCGCGCACCAAGGCGACATCACCGAGCCAATCGATGCGTCGCCTCGTGGTACCCGCGCCGGCTTGTGTCAGGTGGAACCACGTCGAATGTGCTGCGAGGACCGGTTCGGGTCGCGACGAAGCGGCTCAGTCGACGGGGCTCACGCGACATCCGAAGCCTCCTCGCGGAACGGGCCCGAGCTCACAATGCGACCACGATCGAGCCGATAGATGCGGTCACAGTACCGTACGGTCGTGAGGCGATGGGCGATGATGACGAGCGTTCTGTCGGCCTTGAGGCGCCCGATCTCCTCGACGATTTCGCGCTCGCTGGCCGGGTCGAGGGCGCTCGTGGCCTCGTCCATCACCAGCACGTCGCGTCCGTGATAGAAGGCACGGGCCAGCGCCACGCGCTGTTGCTGTCCCCCCGAGAGGCGCGTGCCGCGCTCGCCGACGGTCGTGGCGAGCCCCTTCGGAAGCTCTCTGACGAGATCGGCAAGACGCGCCTGCCGGACCGAGTCCGACAGGCGCCGCTCGTCGATCTCCGCGTTGGGTACTCCGAGTGCGATGTTGCGTCGAAGCGTGTCGTCGATCAGGAAGCCGGTCTGGGGCAGGTAGGCGACCTGGTCCAACCACGCGCGGGTATCCTCGCACAACGGTCGTCCGTTGAAGAAGACCTCGCCCTGCTGCGGTACGAGGAGGCCGAGCATGATGTCCATGAGGGTCGTCTTGCCCGATCCCGAGGGCCCGACCAGCCCGATCGATTCCCCTCGGCGAAGCACCAGATCGATGTCCGACACGGTTGCATGCGCTGCCTCCGGGTAGCGGAAGCCCACGCCGCGGAATTCCAGGGTTTCGAGCGGCTCGGGGTCGCGCGCGCGGTTCGCGCTGCGGCGAGCCGCCGGCATGGACTCGGCGCGAGCGAGATCCCGACTCAGGGACTCGACTGCGTGACGAGAGAAGCGCAGCTGGCTCAGCCCGCCGAGCAGCAGGTTCGTGGACGGCACGAGGCGCAGCGTCGCTGCGCCGAACATCGCGAGAAGCGGCGCAACGCGGATCAGCCCTTCGCCGCGCATCTCGGCGAAGAGCACGATGGCTACGACGAAGGTGATCAGAAGGGTCTCGACCAGGTAGCGTGGCGCGACCTGCAGGATCTGATAGCGTGCCGCGGCCTCCGCCGCACGGCTCGCGCCCTCTCGAACCTCTGCGAGGAAGTGCGGCTCCCAGCCGAGCACGCGAATCTCCCGGAGGCCCTCGAGCCCCTGCTGTACGCCGCGGTACATCTGGACGTTGGCGTTCGCAATCTCGGTGCCTGCTTCGCGGATTCGTCGGCGGAAGAGCCGGTCGTAGGCGAATCCTGTGCCGCCGAGCAGTCCGACCAGGAGGGCCAGGGCTGACGGGCTCGCCCAGGCCAGCAGGCCCAGCACGGCGAGAGTGACGCAGCCTTCGGCCGCCAGACGCAATAGCACGAGCAGACACTGCGTCGAGAACTGGCTCACGTGGCCGAGCACCGACTGCATGGATTCCGTGCTGTGACGGAGCAGGTGGAGCTCGTAGGGCGTGCTCTGAAAGGACTGCATCAGACGCGT contains:
- a CDS encoding ABC transporter ATP-binding protein, with the translated sequence MQSFQSTPYELHLLRHSTESMQSVLGHVSQFSTQCLLVLLRLAAEGCVTLAVLGLLAWASPSALALLVGLLGGTGFAYDRLFRRRIREAGTEIANANVQMYRGVQQGLEGLREIRVLGWEPHFLAEVREGASRAAEAAARYQILQVAPRYLVETLLITFVVAIVLFAEMRGEGLIRVAPLLAMFGAATLRLVPSTNLLLGGLSQLRFSRHAVESLSRDLARAESMPAARRSANRARDPEPLETLEFRGVGFRYPEAAHATVSDIDLVLRRGESIGLVGPSGSGKTTLMDIMLGLLVPQQGEVFFNGRPLCEDTRAWLDQVAYLPQTGFLIDDTLRRNIALGVPNAEIDERRLSDSVRQARLADLVRELPKGLATTVGERGTRLSGGQQQRVALARAFYHGRDVLVMDEATSALDPASEREIVEEIGRLKADRTLVIIAHRLTTVRYCDRIYRLDRGRIVSSGPFREEASDVA